Genomic window (Fibrobacter sp. UWB2):
TAAAGCCAGCGTCGAGCAAGTAGAACAAATTATTTCCCTGCTTCTTCACGGCACGAATTTCCGCAACGAGGTAGCCGCTTTCTGCAACAAGGTAACGGCCCGGTTCCACTTCGAGATGGACATCATGACCAATGCTCTGCTGGATACGCTTGCGGGCGTTATCCCACAAATCATAGTAAGCCTTCACGTCAATGCGGTTGCCCTTTTCTTCTTCGTGATACGGAATCGGGAGGCCACCACCAGCGCTAATCGTGCGGAGGTGAGAACCGAGGTGACGGCTAGCGTCCACCATGGCATCGCAAACCTGGGCCAAGTGTTCAAAATCCGTGCCGGAACCGATGTGCATGTGCAAACCGGTAATCCACATGCCGTTGCTCTGGGCGAGCTTGATGCAGTCCTTAATCTGTTCGTGCCAAATGCCGTGCTTGGAAAGGTCGCCACCGGTATTCGTCTTGCGGGAGTGACCATGGCCAAAGCCCGGATTCACGCGGATGGTGAGTTCAGACTTCACGCCAAAATCAGCGAGCTGCTGAATCATGTCCGGAGAGCCCACGTTCACGGCGATGTCGTACTTCTTCACGAGTTCGAGAGCATCGCGGTCGAAGATATCGGCAGTGTAGACAATTTCAGGAACCTTGCCCTTCTGCTGTCCACCCTTGAAGCCGGCCTTGAGGGCGCGCACAATTTCACCAGCGGAGACGGCGTCGACAACGCAGCCAAGCTTGCG
Coding sequences:
- the lysA gene encoding diaminopimelate decarboxylase encodes the protein MKYSIPDSVLLKAASEYGTPLWIYDRATIERAVKDVQVFDTVRFAQKACPNLSVVSLIRKLGCVVDAVSAGEIVRALKAGFKGGQQKGKVPEIVYTADIFDRDALELVKKYDIAVNVGSPDMIQQLADFGVKSELTIRVNPGFGHGHSRKTNTGGDLSKHGIWHEQIKDCIKLAQSNGMWITGLHMHIGSGTDFEHLAQVCDAMVDASRHLGSHLRTISAGGGLPIPYHEEEKGNRIDVKAYYDLWDNARKRIQQSIGHDVHLEVEPGRYLVAESGYLVAEIRAVKKQGNNLFYLLDAGFTDLVRPSFYGSYHAISVVARDGRELNETVDAVVAGPLCESGDVFTQEEGGFVVTRKLPKAQVGDLLILHDAGAYGAAMSSNYNSRRYAAETMYTKGEIKLVRERQTFEQLLQNDRIIEL